A segment of the Alistipes communis genome:
GGAAGATGTGGTCAAAGAGTATCTGTCTGTAGAAGAACTGTATAAACTGGCTGAAACACCGTGCAAGAAACCCATTCTGAAAATAGCATCGCTGTTTTCATGTATGACCAGTTTACGTATCAGTGATATTCTTGCCTTATGTTGGGAAGATATTGTAGACTATTCAGCCGGAGGGAAATGCGTACACATCATTACACAAAAGAACAAAGCGGAAGACATCATTCCCATCAGCGAGGAGGCATTGGGATTGATAGGCTATAGTTCTGAAAAGAAAGGTTTGGTATTCAAGGGACTTATGCGCAGTTGGACACAAGCACCCATGAAAGAGTGGATTCGCTCTGCCGAAATTACTAAAAACATAACTTTCCACTCGTATCGGAGAACATTCGCCACGCTGCAAGCTGCGGCAGGAACGGACATCCGCACCATACAAAGCATAATGGCTCACAAGAGTATAACCACTACGCAAAGGTATATCAAAGTCGTGGATGCCAACAAACGTGAAGCCAGCAAAAAGATTACTTTGACAAGGAAAGACTGACAGCCGTTTCGTCCTCGATTTCTGCGGTCAGAGTATGATTTTAGGTGAAAAATCATACTCTGACCGTGATATTTAGGATGATACCTGGTAACTATCAGTCTCTTTATTGCAACTATCTGGAATATCGATTATATCTTTAGCGCAAAACGATTCCAAATACTTGCAGACCATGACGAATAAAAAACAAATTCAGACTAAAAAGATAAGTTTTATCCTCGCACTGTCCGTTATCATTTATGCGGCCATAGATACTTATCTTTTCCTTTGCCATGACATCAATATCATGCGTATAACGACCCCTGTCATCCTTGGACTGGTAATAGCTATCATATTGTGCGGGCTCCTGCACAAATTTTTCTATAAATGGCTGACAAAAAATCCTATCAACTTCTCTTTGGGCGAACCATATACCCCTATTGTAAAATCAGAGAACGCCATAGAACCTACGGATGCTACTGAAACACTGCCCATCGAGCAACCGATGGATTTGCTTGAACAGAAATGTCCTCCGTCCCAACAGTCGAATCAAGATACTGTAAACTCTGATTGTCCGCAAGATTCTCATTTGAATAAATATGATTCCATATTGGTGGAACTCAAAAAGAAAGAGATTGAAAGGCAAGCGGAAATCATGGATGTGATTCGGGAATATGTAACCGTCAAGACTGCCCCCTATCTCTCCAAAGAGGATATTGCCACCCTCATTTCCAATATAGAGCATATGGCTTACGATCAATCTGAGTCATATAAACCGATTCGTTCCAATATAGACAATCCGCTGAGGTCGCCGGGACTTCGCCATTTGGCATGGAATGTCGGTGAACGCTTGGGAGTGCCCTTAGCGAAAAGAGCAGTTTTTATCAAGAAATCATTTCCATACGAACTTGTAAATGCGACCCTTGAATATCTCAGGCTCAATTTACGGGATAATGTTCCAAGCCAGATTCCTATTGATGTACCCGATAAAGGCGATTATCGCTTCCATTTAGATGCAGATAATGATGACTCGCAATAAAAAAAGTATGCAGACGAAATAATTAATCCGGTCTGTATTGTTCTGCAAGGTTTCATTGAGTTGGTTCGCAGCATGTTAAATGATTAAAATAGTCATAATATGGAAAAAGACCAACTGACATTCAACGACCTGCCGACTGTGGTAGGCGAACTATGCGACAGAATCGCAAGTATGGAAAACCTGCTTACGGAGAAACTTTCAAAGCAGTACGAAACCAAAGAGAACACACACGTCCCCATGACCGTACAGGAGGCTTGCAACTATCTTAAAATGCCGTTGTCGACCTTTTATTACAAGGTCAAGAAGGACGATATTCCGGTTATAAAACAAGGAAAGCATCTCTACATCTATCGTGACGAACTGGATAGATGGCTGGAATCTTCCCGGAAGAATCCGGCTCCGCAAAGTTTCGAGGACGAGAATGAGTCCTTGCTCGCCTCCCATCGCCGTAAACCGAACCCTAAAAACTGGTAGCGATGGAAAAGACAGACACTATTATTCTTTCTCCGGAAGAATTGGCCGCTTACATGGCGGAGTCTACAATAAGCGTAACAAGTACATACGAACACTCCCCGATGGTTCTGATGGTGGACGATACCATTATCGGAACATTGGGAAACTTCAGTGCTTCCATCGGAAAAGCCAAAAGCAAGAAAACTTTCAACGTTTCAGCCATTGTCGCATCGGCATTGAGTGGCAGCACCGTACTTCATTACCGGTCTATGTTCCCTGAGAACAAGCGGAAGATTCTATACATAGACACAGAGCAGGGGCGGTATCATTGCCAACAAGTATTGAAACGCATATTACGTTTGGCCGACTTGCCGGAATACAAGAATCCGGATAATCTGATTATGCTGGCTCTGCGCAAGTTTTCCCCTAAACTACGTCTAGCGATAGTTGAACAGGCCATTGGCACAATACCGGATTTGGGATTGGTCATCATAGATGGCATTCGTGATTTCCTTTACGACATCAACTCCTCCAGCGAATCCACCGACATCATCTCCAAATTCATGCAGTGGACGGATGACAGGCAAATCCATATCCATACCGTCTTGCATCAGAACAAGAATGATGAACATGCCCGTGGTCACATCGGCACGGAACTAAACAATAAAGCGGAAACCATCATGCAGGTCGAAGTGGACAAAGAGGACAAAGCTGTAAGCGTGGTCGAAGCCGTCCATATCCGTGACCGTGAGTTTGAGCCTTTCGCCTTCCGCATAAACGAGGAAGCCATGCCCGAACCGGTAGAGTCCTATCTGCCCAAAGAGAAGAAGACCGGACGACCAACCAAAGGACCGTTCGATCCAGACAAGGAGATTCCAAAGAATGTACATCGTCCAGCATTGGATACCGTTTTTGCCAATGGCAACATCAGCAATTACGATGATTATATAGAACGCTTGAAAGAGGGTTACGGATTGCAGGGTATAAAACTCGGTTATAACAAGGCGGTAAAGGTCGCAACATTGCTAAGCGACAAACAAATGGTTATAAAAGAAGGGAAAGATTATGCCTTCAATCCAGAATACCATTATTGAGTTCAACTTTACTTTATTGTCGGGGCGTATACATAAGAATAAAGTAAAGTCGGCAGGAAGACATCATGTGAGATATTCATATTCTCCCCTCTTTTAGAGGCTCATTTCATTCTATGTTTCCTATCCGAGTGCCAGTTCACTATACGCATCCGATATGGCTTGCCGTGAAGCATCAACAGGTAACTGTTGCGAGATATGCCAAGGTATAACCTCACTGCGTTACGGTTGTACATTGGCGCTCTCGCCTGCTCAGTTCCCTTGCTGGTGCGGTACTCGCAAGCTCGCACCTATTCAACCATTATAAAATGATTCAGATGAAAGAAGATATTGAAAATACATCGGACTCCTCGAAAGAAACCAGAAGTGTCTTCATCGGAGCAAAAGTCACTCCTACTCAGAAGGAGCATATAAAATCACTGGCCGGACAATGCGGCATGACTGTAAGTGACTACATATTATCACGTGCGTATAACTTCAAGCCAAAAGCAAGGCTCACGAAAGAAGAAGCGGTACTGTTACAGAATCTGGACGATTGTCGGTCAGACCTCGTAAAATACACCTCCGCCCTACACGGAATGTCCACAAAGCAGCGCATGGCAATGTTCAATCAGGTTCCGTTTATGGTGGGCTGGCTGAAAGAATTAGGTAATGTGGCTGAAAATATCTGCCAGTTCCTGAATGCTGTAAAAGAGAAGAACAAAATTCCGTCCACCCCTAAATCCGAAGAAGAATGATTGCGAAAGCCAAAGCCATATCGCACGGCATAAACGACCTCCGTTACATTACCGGCGAATCACAGCATAAGAAGCATCCGGAGAAAATCTATCGGGTATTGGACAATCTGTTGTCCTCAGAACCGGATGCTATGGGGATATGGAACTCCATGCAGTTGACCCTATCCCAGCATCGACCGATAAAGAACTCCGTTATCAGAATCGAGCTGAGTCCATCACCCGAACATACCCGATTCTATGACATCGAGGACTGGCAAAAACTCTGGCACGACTTCGCAGAGGAGTTCGACAAACAAGTGATTACCGGTAAGAACGGAAAAGTCCGTTCTTGCCAAACCAATTTGGCTAATAGCAAATACTCGGTTTGGTTGCATACGGAATCCAAAGGTGAAGTCCCCCACCTCCATGCTGCGGTTTGCCGTTTGGATGAAGATGGAAATATCAACAATGACCACAATATTCATCTCCGGGCGCAACGTGCAGCAGAGCGAGTGGCAAAGAAACGTGGCTGGACGACTGCGGCACAAATCCGAAATCGCAACATCCCACAGGTGAACAAGGACTGTATGGAGGTGTTGAGAGCGATGCCGTCATGGTCATGGGATGAGTATAAGAATGCCCTTGCACAGAAAGGCTATACCGTGCATGAACGAGAGGACAAGCAAGGTATTCTCCGTGGTTATGCACTCGTGCATGGGAATACCAAATACAAGGCTTCAGAATTGGGAGTCGGCAGAAATCTTATGATCTCGAAACTTCCTACAACATGGAAGAAACTGCACCACCAGCCGACCACAACCATTAAGAACAATACTCCCCAAGTCGTCCAACAACCAGCAGAACATAAGGCTGTCCCTATTGACTACACCCAATATCGCGCAGACCGTTCAGACATGATTCCCTATACCCTTAACCATGAAGGCAAGGAATACCGATTCTATATTCCGGGAAAAGTGCTTGACTGTTTCAATGACGAGTTCGATTACAGGTTTGTTGCCAACTGTCAAGAGCTTACTGATATAGCGGTAGCTATTTTTGTTGGGCTACTTGATACGCAGAATGTTGTAACTGGAGGTGGTGGCGGAGGTTCGCAAAGCGACCTTCCGTGGAGAGACAAGGACGAAGACGATTTGCAATGGGCTCGCAGATGCGCTCGTGTTGCCAACCGTTCGTTAGGAAAGAAAACGAAAACAGGATTAAAACGATAAGCCTATGAAGCCGAACATGAAAAAGAAATTCGATTTTTCCGCTGAAATGAATGAAGCGGAATCCATAAAAGCCACTCCAAAGAATGAATATCTGGAGGAAGAGAAACGGCTACTCAAAGAGAACATCAAGGAACTTGCCAGCCTGAATGACAACGTGCATTATATAATTACAAATCTGGACAATCTGCTCGAATTTCTACGAGAGTACAAAGTGGCTATTGCACAAGGGACGCAGGAACAGGCGGAAAAATTCGGGCAAACTGTCCTTGATAAGTTCCTTCACCAAATTCAAGACAAATGTAATGAAACTGAGCGAAAAATCCGTAAGGTTGACAGCCATATTTTCATACCATACACGATATTCTATATCTTGATTATCATACTGGTTGTCCTATTTTCTTTTTTCGCTAGCATCATAGTGGTCAATACGGAGATTTTGCACTCGGCATTGATTTGGAAGGCTGTTTTATGGTGTACAGTATCAGCTGTGATTGGAATGGTAATAACGATTCTGCTATCGAAAATCCTGAAAAGATTAATTGATAGATAGGAATTTACATGAGTAAGAATACAATTGAAGATAATTCTTTATCTTTGTCGAGTACATCTAACATGACATGAAATGAAATTATACAACAAGAAATATCTATCCTTCTTATTATTTATAGGATTACTACTAATAATCCCTATTATTTTGTTCTTCAAATACCTTCTCACTTCCCGATTATTGGCGATTCGCAGACATGGCTTTCCTTTTGGGCTTCTTACATCGGAGCCATTGCATCATTCGCTATGATTGCTGTAACATTTTTAACTCTAAAACAAAATCAAGCCCAACTAAATGAAATCAAACGCCAGTGGGAGGAGGAACATCGACCTCATCTCGTCTGCCGAATCATTGTAAATAAAAAAGCCTTTATTCTGCAAATATCCAATCCGAGCCAATTTGACGCATCTAACGTGATAACAAGCTTTGGAGATGACCTAATCAACAATCTTGATGATAAATTCCGCAACATGTACACCAATACTTCACAGAACCCTGTATATATCTCTTCTGGCAAATCTTGGAACTGCCTTATTGGATGGTGTGAAGATATTAATCAAAAATGGAAAGATAAGGATTTCAATATAATTACGGAAGTTAGCTATAATGACAAATATCGTTTAAACTCCATCATTCCCATCAAAACTTTTGTCAACCGCATTAACATACTCGTACAAAGTCCATTGGAAGATGCAGCTCAAGATTTGGTCGCAGGTCTTGTCAAACCCCATTCTGTCTCTCCACACAAAACAGTTCAAGTTTCTCTTGAAGAAATATCGAAAACCTTGAGTAAAATATCAACTAAACTTGACACTGTAGATGAAACAGATTAAGTAAAATGTGATAATTAAATAGAGCGAAGAAATTGCGATACTAAATTTCCTCGCTCTGTATATAACTCTATTTACCAAGTGACTTGAACACCTTAGCTATGCATCGCTTTTTCTGTTCCATATTGGGGTGAACATATAAGTCCAGTGTAGTCGAAATGTTGGAATGTCCCAGTAATACACTAACGGTCTTATAGTCACAACCGACTTCTATACAGCGAGTCGCGAAGCTATGACGCAGTCCATGATACTTCAGCTTGGGAATATCAAGTTTCTCCATAAGCCTTTTATAGTAGTTGCGATATGTGCGTGGCTCTGTCGGACGCTCATCATTAGTAAGAATGTAATAATCGTCATTAATTACTTTTTTCAAAGGCTTTAACATAGTAAGCAATTCTTTGTTTATCGGGATTTCACGGCAAGAGTTTTTTGTCTTTGGCGTGTTGATGACCAGCTCTGTATGTTTTCTCTCTCCTTCTATGATATAGATGCGTTCTATCGTCCGGTTAACGGTTAGAATCCCGTCATATACATTGATGTCGCTCCATTTCAAAGCACAGATCTCCCCTATACGCAGACCGGTACTAAGGCTGATATAGATACCAAGTCCCGGAAAGGAAAAGTGGCTCTGAATATAGTTCAGAATCTTTTTATGATTTGCCACGGACAAGACCTCCAACTTTTTACCAGCAACGTCTGTTGGGTACTTAATATCCCATTCGTAATAGTTCATCCATTCGTTTTTCACCCCGAATTTCATAACCATCTTTAGGACAACAAGAATGTCCTTAACAGATTTCATGCTCAATCCGCCTTCCAACTTTTCAAGCACAAAGCCTTGTACATCATTTTCATGAAGTTCGTTACTCTCACCAAACTTTGGCAAAATGTGATTTTCAAGAATCAACATGTAGGCTGCCAATGTCGATTGTTTCACATACGGTCGCTTGTTCTCTCGCCATGCGTCCGAAATTTCTCTAATTGTCTTCTGATTCATAATCTTGAATTTAATTGGTTCTAATAATTAGAGAAATATAATAGGTAATGTTCCCCATTTGAGATTTCCGGAGTTTACGGAGGAGTGGGAGGAAACTACATTGGGCAAAATTTCAGAGATAACAAAAGGCAGTGGAATATCTAAAGATCAATTATCTGAACAGGGCTCTCCTTGTATATTGTATGGTGAACTTTATACCAAGTACAAGTCTGAAATTATTGATGAGGTATATAGTAGAACAGAGTTGGATTCATCATCGCTGGTTAAAAGTAAGGCTAATGATGTCATAATCCCATGTTCTGGAGAAACTGCTATAGACATATCAACAGCTCGATGTGTTCCATTTAATAACATCCTGCTGGGTGGAGATTTGAATATCATAAGACTCAAACATGATGATGGAGGATTCTTTGCCTATCAACTTAATGGTGCTCGTAAAAAAGACATCGCTCGTGTCGCCCAAGGTGTTTCTGTCGTACACCTGTATGGTGAAAACTTAAAGCATATTAGAGTTTATCATCCTGCCATTGAGGAACAAAAGAAGATAACACGTCTATTGTCTCTCATAGACGAGCGCATTGCTACCCAAAACAAAATCATTGAGGATTTGAAAAAACTAAAGTCCGCAATAACAGATTTACTCTTTCATTCAATAGCAGATGCTCATACCATACGTTTAGGCGAAATTGCACATATTACGAATGGTGCTGGTGACGTGCAAGATGCTAATACAGAACATCAAGAAGATTGGTATCCTTTCTTTGACCGTTCAGAAGAATTAAAATGGTTTCCAACTTATTCGTTTGACAAAGAAGCTGTTATTTATGCTGGCGAAGGACAAAGTTTTTATCCTCGATATTATAATGGGAAATTTGCTTTACACCAAAGGTGTTACGCCATAACGGATTTCGCTTCATGTATTATACCAAAGTATTGTTACCATTTTATGAATACATTAAATTCTTATTTTGTTAGAAATTCAGTTGGTTCTACTGTACCATCTTTGAGAATGGATATATTTCAAAAGGTAGAAATTAGACTACCTCCTATACCAAAGCAACAGCATATATGTAAAATTATTGATGCTTTTTATACTAAACTTGAAGTCGAACAAAGGGGCATTTCTATTTTACAAGAATTGAAGCAATTTTTGCTCTCGCAGATGTTCATATAAACATTTGCGAGAGCAGGTATCTTCGTTGCTGCTGATATTTAGAAAATATGCTATCCACTAATGAAAGATTGTTTTCGATTTTTGAAATG
Coding sequences within it:
- a CDS encoding helix-turn-helix domain-containing protein, with amino-acid sequence MEKDQLTFNDLPTVVGELCDRIASMENLLTEKLSKQYETKENTHVPMTVQEACNYLKMPLSTFYYKVKKDDIPVIKQGKHLYIYRDELDRWLESSRKNPAPQSFEDENESLLASHRRKPNPKNW
- a CDS encoding AAA family ATPase; translation: MEKTDTIILSPEELAAYMAESTISVTSTYEHSPMVLMVDDTIIGTLGNFSASIGKAKSKKTFNVSAIVASALSGSTVLHYRSMFPENKRKILYIDTEQGRYHCQQVLKRILRLADLPEYKNPDNLIMLALRKFSPKLRLAIVEQAIGTIPDLGLVIIDGIRDFLYDINSSSESTDIISKFMQWTDDRQIHIHTVLHQNKNDEHARGHIGTELNNKAETIMQVEVDKEDKAVSVVEAVHIRDREFEPFAFRINEEAMPEPVESYLPKEKKTGRPTKGPFDPDKEIPKNVHRPALDTVFANGNISNYDDYIERLKEGYGLQGIKLGYNKAVKVATLLSDKQMVIKEGKDYAFNPEYHY
- a CDS encoding plasmid mobilization protein gives rise to the protein MKEDIENTSDSSKETRSVFIGAKVTPTQKEHIKSLAGQCGMTVSDYILSRAYNFKPKARLTKEEAVLLQNLDDCRSDLVKYTSALHGMSTKQRMAMFNQVPFMVGWLKELGNVAENICQFLNAVKEKNKIPSTPKSEEE
- a CDS encoding relaxase/mobilization nuclease domain-containing protein is translated as MIAKAKAISHGINDLRYITGESQHKKHPEKIYRVLDNLLSSEPDAMGIWNSMQLTLSQHRPIKNSVIRIELSPSPEHTRFYDIEDWQKLWHDFAEEFDKQVITGKNGKVRSCQTNLANSKYSVWLHTESKGEVPHLHAAVCRLDEDGNINNDHNIHLRAQRAAERVAKKRGWTTAAQIRNRNIPQVNKDCMEVLRAMPSWSWDEYKNALAQKGYTVHEREDKQGILRGYALVHGNTKYKASELGVGRNLMISKLPTTWKKLHHQPTTTIKNNTPQVVQQPAEHKAVPIDYTQYRADRSDMIPYTLNHEGKEYRFYIPGKVLDCFNDEFDYRFVANCQELTDIAVAIFVGLLDTQNVVTGGGGGGSQSDLPWRDKDEDDLQWARRCARVANRSLGKKTKTGLKR
- a CDS encoding inorganic phosphate transporter, producing the protein MKPNMKKKFDFSAEMNEAESIKATPKNEYLEEEKRLLKENIKELASLNDNVHYIITNLDNLLEFLREYKVAIAQGTQEQAEKFGQTVLDKFLHQIQDKCNETERKIRKVDSHIFIPYTIFYILIIILVVLFSFFASIIVVNTEILHSALIWKAVLWCTVSAVIGMVITILLSKILKRLIDR
- a CDS encoding tyrosine-type recombinase/integrase, which produces MNQKTIREISDAWRENKRPYVKQSTLAAYMLILENHILPKFGESNELHENDVQGFVLEKLEGGLSMKSVKDILVVLKMVMKFGVKNEWMNYYEWDIKYPTDVAGKKLEVLSVANHKKILNYIQSHFSFPGLGIYISLSTGLRIGEICALKWSDINVYDGILTVNRTIERIYIIEGERKHTELVINTPKTKNSCREIPINKELLTMLKPLKKVINDDYYILTNDERPTEPRTYRNYYKRLMEKLDIPKLKYHGLRHSFATRCIEVGCDYKTVSVLLGHSNISTTLDLYVHPNMEQKKRCIAKVFKSLGK
- a CDS encoding restriction endonuclease subunit S, whose amino-acid sequence is MRFPEFTEEWEETTLGKISEITKGSGISKDQLSEQGSPCILYGELYTKYKSEIIDEVYSRTELDSSSLVKSKANDVIIPCSGETAIDISTARCVPFNNILLGGDLNIIRLKHDDGGFFAYQLNGARKKDIARVAQGVSVVHLYGENLKHIRVYHPAIEEQKKITRLLSLIDERIATQNKIIEDLKKLKSAITDLLFHSIADAHTIRLGEIAHITNGAGDVQDANTEHQEDWYPFFDRSEELKWFPTYSFDKEAVIYAGEGQSFYPRYYNGKFALHQRCYAITDFASCIIPKYCYHFMNTLNSYFVRNSVGSTVPSLRMDIFQKVEIRLPPIPKQQHICKIIDAFYTKLEVEQRGISILQELKQFLLSQMFI